The following proteins are co-located in the Prionailurus viverrinus isolate Anna chromosome A1, UM_Priviv_1.0, whole genome shotgun sequence genome:
- the CNOT8 gene encoding CCR4-NOT transcription complex subunit 8 isoform X1 gives MPAALVENSQVICEVWASNLEEEMRKIREIVLSYSYIAMDTEFPGVVVRPIGEFRSSIDYQYQLLRCNVDLLKIIQLGLTFTNEKGEYPSGINTWQFNFKFNLTEDMYSQDSIDLLANSGLQFQKHEEEGIDTLHFAELLMTSGVVLCDNVKWLSFHSGYDFGYMVKLLTDSRLPEEEHEFFHILNLFFPSIYDVKYLMKSCKNLKGGLQEVADQLDLQRIGRQHQAGSDSLLTGMAFFRMKELFFEDSIDDAKYCGRLYGLGTGVAQKQNEDVDSAQEKMSILAIINNMQQ, from the exons ATGCCTGCAGCACTTGTGGAGAACAGCCAGGTTATCTGTGAAGTCTGGGCCAGCAATCTAGAAGAAGAGATGAGGAAGATCCGAGAAATTGTGCTCAGCTATAGTTATATTGCCATG GACACAGAATTTCCAGGTGTTGTGGTGCGACCAATTGGTGAATTTCGTAGTTCCATAGATTACCAGTATCAGCTTTTACGGTGCAATGTTGACCTTCTAAAAATTATCCAGCTGGGCCTTACATTCACAAATGAAAAGGGAGAATATCCTTCTGGAATCAACACTTGGCAGTTCAACTTCAAATTTAATCTTAC AGAGGACATGTACTCCCAGGATTCCATAGATCTCCTTGCTAACTCAGGACTACAATTTCAGAAGCACGAGGAGGAGGGGATTGACACATTGCACTTTGCAGAGCTGCTTATGACATCAGGGGTGGTTCTCTGTGACAACGTCAAATGGCTTTCATTTCATAG TGGCTATGATTTTGGCTACATGGTAAAGTTACTTACGGATTCTCGTTTGCCAGAAGAGGAACATGAATTCTTTCATATTCTGAACCTTTTTTTCCCATCTATTTATGATGTGAAATACTTGATGAAGAGTTGCAAAAATCTTAAg GGAGGTCTTCAGGAAGTTGCCGATCAATTGGACTTGCAGAGAATTGGAAGGCAGCATCAGGCAGGCTCAGACTCGCTGCTGACGGGAATGGCATTCTTCAGGATGAAAGAG TTGTTTTTTGAGGACAGTATTGATGATGCCAAGTACTGTGGGCGGCTCTATGGCCTAGGCACGGGAGTGGCCCAAAAGCAGAATGAGGATGTGGACTCTGCCCAGGAGAAGATGAGCATCTTGGCCATCATCAACAACATGCAGCAGTGA
- the CNOT8 gene encoding CCR4-NOT transcription complex subunit 8 isoform X2, which produces MYSQDSIDLLANSGLQFQKHEEEGIDTLHFAELLMTSGVVLCDNVKWLSFHSGYDFGYMVKLLTDSRLPEEEHEFFHILNLFFPSIYDVKYLMKSCKNLKGGLQEVADQLDLQRIGRQHQAGSDSLLTGMAFFRMKELFFEDSIDDAKYCGRLYGLGTGVAQKQNEDVDSAQEKMSILAIINNMQQ; this is translated from the exons ATGTACTCCCAGGATTCCATAGATCTCCTTGCTAACTCAGGACTACAATTTCAGAAGCACGAGGAGGAGGGGATTGACACATTGCACTTTGCAGAGCTGCTTATGACATCAGGGGTGGTTCTCTGTGACAACGTCAAATGGCTTTCATTTCATAG TGGCTATGATTTTGGCTACATGGTAAAGTTACTTACGGATTCTCGTTTGCCAGAAGAGGAACATGAATTCTTTCATATTCTGAACCTTTTTTTCCCATCTATTTATGATGTGAAATACTTGATGAAGAGTTGCAAAAATCTTAAg GGAGGTCTTCAGGAAGTTGCCGATCAATTGGACTTGCAGAGAATTGGAAGGCAGCATCAGGCAGGCTCAGACTCGCTGCTGACGGGAATGGCATTCTTCAGGATGAAAGAG TTGTTTTTTGAGGACAGTATTGATGATGCCAAGTACTGTGGGCGGCTCTATGGCCTAGGCACGGGAGTGGCCCAAAAGCAGAATGAGGATGTGGACTCTGCCCAGGAGAAGATGAGCATCTTGGCCATCATCAACAACATGCAGCAGTGA
- the CNOT8 gene encoding CCR4-NOT transcription complex subunit 8 isoform X3, whose protein sequence is MKLKCGYDFGYMVKLLTDSRLPEEEHEFFHILNLFFPSIYDVKYLMKSCKNLKGGLQEVADQLDLQRIGRQHQAGSDSLLTGMAFFRMKELFFEDSIDDAKYCGRLYGLGTGVAQKQNEDVDSAQEKMSILAIINNMQQ, encoded by the exons ATGAAATTGAAATG TGGCTATGATTTTGGCTACATGGTAAAGTTACTTACGGATTCTCGTTTGCCAGAAGAGGAACATGAATTCTTTCATATTCTGAACCTTTTTTTCCCATCTATTTATGATGTGAAATACTTGATGAAGAGTTGCAAAAATCTTAAg GGAGGTCTTCAGGAAGTTGCCGATCAATTGGACTTGCAGAGAATTGGAAGGCAGCATCAGGCAGGCTCAGACTCGCTGCTGACGGGAATGGCATTCTTCAGGATGAAAGAG TTGTTTTTTGAGGACAGTATTGATGATGCCAAGTACTGTGGGCGGCTCTATGGCCTAGGCACGGGAGTGGCCCAAAAGCAGAATGAGGATGTGGACTCTGCCCAGGAGAAGATGAGCATCTTGGCCATCATCAACAACATGCAGCAGTGA